A part of Apodemus sylvaticus chromosome 19, mApoSyl1.1, whole genome shotgun sequence genomic DNA contains:
- the Ppa1 gene encoding inorganic pyrophosphatase produces the protein MSGFSSEERAAPFTLEYRVFLKNEKGQYISPFHDVPIYADKDVFHMVVEVPRWSNAKMEIATKDPLNPIKQDVKKGKLRYVANLFPYKGYIWNYGAIPQTWEDPGHSDKHTGCCGDNDPIDVCEIGSKVCARGEVIRVKVLGILAMIDEGETDWKVIAINVDDPDAANYNDISDVERLKPGYLEATVDWFRRYKVPDGKPENEFAFNAEFKGKEFAVDIIKNTHDYWKALVTKKTDGKGISCMNTTVSESPFKCDPDAAKAIVDALPPPCESACSLPTDVDKWFHHQKN, from the exons ATGAGCGGCTTCAGCAGCGAGGAGCGCGCCGCGCCCTTCACCCTCGAGTACCGCGTCTTCCTCA AAAACGAGAAAGGGCAGTATATTTCTCCATTTCATGATGTTCCAATTTATGCAGACAAG GATGTGTTCCACATGGTGGTTGAGGTTCCGCGCTGGTCAAATGCAAAAATGGAG ATTGCCACAAAGGACCCTTTAAACCCGATCAAGCAGGACGTGAAGAAAGGAAAGCTCCGATATGTGGCGAACCTGTTCCCCTACAAAGGGTACATCTGGAACTATGGCGCCATCCCTCAG ACATGGGAGGACCCAGGACACAGTGACAAACACACTGGCTGCTGTGGTGACAACGACCCGATTGACGTTTGTGAAATTGGAAGCAAG gtGTGTGCCCGGGGTGAGGTAATCAGGGTGAAGGTCCTGGGCATTCTGGCCATGATCGACGAGGGTGAGACCGACTGGAAGGTCATTGCCATTAATGTGGACGATCCAGACGCAGCCAATTATAATG ATATTTCTGATGTCGAACGGCTGAAACCCGGCTACTTAGAAGCTACTGTTGATTGGTTTAGAAGGTACAAGGTTCCTGATGGAAAACCAGAAAATGAGTTTGCATTCAATGCAGAATTTAAAGGCAAG GAGTTTGCAGTTGACATTATTAAAAACACCCACGATTATTGGAAAGCGTTAGTGACTAAGAAAACAGATGGGAAAGGAATCAGTTG CATGAACACCACAGTGTCGGAGAGCCCCTTCAAGTGTGATCCTGATGCTGCCAAAGCCATTGTGGATGCT TTGCCACCACCATGTGAATCTGCCTGCTCACTACCAACAGATG